Within Wyeomyia smithii strain HCP4-BCI-WySm-NY-G18 chromosome 2, ASM2978416v1, whole genome shotgun sequence, the genomic segment ttattttgtcaCCCCCCTTAGAACTAACGGCCTTATGCAAGAACGTGAACACAATCAAATATTTGGTCAATTAGAAACCATTTACAACCTGAGTcaggaattattgaaaaaactgGACGATGACTTAGACACAGTCGTAAAAGCGTTCATGAATTTAGGGCCGTTCTTCAAACTGTACTCAGTGTATGCATTTGACTATCGAAATTCACTGTGTACTTTGCAAACGTTAATGCAGAAAAACCCACTGATGAAGAAGTTTATAGCCAACACAGAATCGCGACCAGAAGTTCAGACAAAGCTTATATCTTTGCTGATAATTCCCATCCAAAGAATCCCTCGCTATAAATTGTTACTACAGCAAGTTCAGCTCTACACTAGTCCATCCGACTCAGCTCACAAGCAGCTACAAGAGTCTATTCGTCTGGTGGAGCAATCAGTGACGCATATAAATTCGGTTGTAGAAGATTTCGAAAACACCCAAAGACTGATCACCATTCAAAGCGCGTTGGTTAACAAGTCGCTGAAAATAGTCAAACCGGGGCGTAAAATTTTGAAGGAAGGTATTTTACAGAAACTCAAGACTGACGGATCAACCTCACGCAAGTACTGCATTTTGATGTCCGACCAATTTATCTACTGCCGGATGTTAAAAGACTTGGATCACCTTTTCACAGACAACGGACTCGAATGTTGCTGCATTTTCCCTTTGAAGAAGTGTAAGGTAGTGGAAATGTTCAGGGGTAGCTTCAAGATAAGCTGCAGCGGGGACGGAACTATTTTTACCGCAGAAAATCCGAACGAGAGCCACAGCTGGTTTCAGGCCATACAGGATGCCGTAGAATTGCACGTTCAGTGTCGGAAAACGTTGCGAAAGCTTTCGAGCAATAGGAAACCCATGCGGTACGGTTTGAAAAGTTAGTCGCTGAGTTTGGCTTCAAATTAgcatcttgtttcttttttgcAGTAAGAAACACATTCAACGTTTGGAACCAGAGGATGACTATCTGTGGCTACTACGGCGCAAAACTGCCAGCCCGCAGAAGTCACCGAAATCGCACAGCAGGTGGTCGTTTCGTGGTATGGATTGCTTGAAAAGTAACCGGTCCTTTCAAGAAGACCCAGTTGTCCCAGTACAAGAGTCCCCCGCTGATACTTTTCTAAACCGAAGAGCTATTCAATCGTCGAATGATGAAAATAGCGCAATTGTCGTAACACCAATGACTGGCGAACCCCAGCAGGGCATTTCAGGGGTTGGTTCCGGAAGAAAGCATGTGCATTTTCAGTTGCCCGCGTCATATTACAAGCGTTGACTGGTAAGTTGTATTATTTTTGATATTCTAtgaagtatttttttatgaatctcTTATATTATATGGACgtactgttttttttattgtatttaaaaTAATACATGTAACACGAAACAAATTTTTCATATGTGGCAGTTTTGAAGAATTTCCGAGATTAAtgttatttatttcgttttaagAGATCACTTACTCTTGTAAGTGAATGTAGGAGTCGTGAGAAAAGTTTCGGGTTGTCAAAATTGTGTCAATCCATGTTCTGAATATTGCTACGTTTACGTATACGCCGGGGATGCTAACATCACCACATCCAACACTGTACGCCAATATACCCGCTTGATAGTAATGATTGTATGTACCAGGAACTCGACAAACTAGTGGAGATCCTTCGTCGCCAATGCACGGGTCTACTCCAGGTTCACCCCCAGCACAAATTAAGCTATTGTGAAGCGCGAAACGGGGTCCTAATTGGGTAGTTTTGAGTGTTTGTTGGCACTGATTGGACGGCAGTATTGgaagttcaatttttttcaagacaACTTGATATTCTCCTTCTTTTCCGAAGACATCTTTGCCCCAACCCGTGACAAAGCAACGGTCTAGATCAAAAATAAAATCCTGCGGAGGCAAACACACGGCGTTGATTACGTCACTCAATTCTGCTGGTTAAGCGAGGAAAAGCAATGCAATATTGTTGtacaatgtttgtttatgtttgaaTTCATCATGAATAACAATTTCTTTCACTTTGCGATTCTAAAAAGAAATTGATATATTTAATCAAATTATCACAAAATTTGTCTCCCTACCTGATGTTCGAAAAGTTCGTTACTAGTTTGAGTGTCCCACTCGCCTGAACGGACTGTTACTGTTTGAGGTTGAAGGTCGTGAACGCAATGAGCTGCGGTCAGTACTACTAGCGGATGAATTAGCGAACCCCCACACTACTTCTTCTTTGACTACTTCTTTGGTATACTTCTTTGACTCCATCCAGCACTTTTCCTTCGTTTAAAATTGCATCCATCCAAGGAAACTCTCCGTATTCTGTTTCACCGTCGAAAGTAGGGCCAAATCCGATGTCAGGCAAGTTGCGCACTCCGCATTTTCCAGAATTTTTTGAGAGGGAACTATTACGGTTGGGGCGCTCGCTTAAAGAAATAAAATAGCTTTTTTGCTATCTGAATTCGAATAGTATTTTTTACCTTCTTCTGTGCCATTTTGTGTATGGTTTGTATTTAAGTTAGGCACTTTTACAATATCTTCTTCAGGACGGACTACCAAATTAAGCATCATCAATAAACATATCCCTCATAATAAACCCATTTTTGTTTTGCGACagattttttctacaaaaaagaACATAATTTTAATATCTTCAATCTTATAACAGTTCATATTAGCCCTCAGATTTAATAATTGTGCAGAAAAATTTCCCTTTGGTACAAACACATTACAATGatttaatttaaaactaacAACTATATAACATTACAAACCTCAAACTTATCAGAAGCTGGAAACGAATACTATTCTCACTTTGTGACAGCGTGCTTCGGTGATCTAAAAGAAACTGTGGGTAAAACTGTTGTTTCGTGTTCAATGTATTATATGATTGTGGGGATTTCCATACTCACTGGTTTACCAGAAGAACTCAATTCTTCGCGCGGAAGCAATGCTGAGAGAATAATAAAGTAGTAGAAGTAATGAAAGACACAGAAATATGAAGAAATATGAATTTCAGTTACATGTGGTGGAATTGGTGGTGCTGCTAACGGCTAGATAAACCGGTGTGAAATCTCTCTCAAGCAAATCGATATCGGGAAGCAATCAACACCGGGGTCACGGAATTGTTCTTTTTAAGTCTGAATAAATTTAAATCaatcatttgtttattttgctatTTGTTAATCCAAATAGCGCTCGTCACTGATTGTagaggtgccgccacacggacgctaattcccttagtttctaagtcattGTTGaatgtaaaaagcattttttcatcataccGCATCATAACGGATTGTACTGTCGaaagctataacatagagaccctgaactactccgtcatgcctagcgaacctatacattagagaaatgacaagacactcaccgttaaggcaactgtcaacatcaaaacggataacggcaatgcaaaataatacagctcgcccgttttgatgttgacagttgccttaacggtgagtgtcttgtcatttctctaatgtataggttcgctagtcatgcccgaatagttcatagcctactattcagtgatgaaaaattgctttttacaaacatctaaagcctgtagtacactctttgaccgagcgtcaaatatttgtctctttttgacagataaaaatttggtcaaagataaagTGACCAGACGCCCCGCGTTTCGCGGGACAGTCCCGCTTTTCAACAAAATGTCCCGCGCAGAAATGCGTCCCGCGAAATGTCCCGCGTTCATTTAAAACATCCCGCGTACCCTTGAGATATCCTGCGGTTTCAGTAAAATTGTATCACCAGATTTCACAAATCTTTACTGGGACAACGTGCCGTTTCGATAATTATTAATCTACTCATTAATACCCTCttgcttcattttgaaatcaataTTATTGTATTCCAAAATTTGAAAAGTAAACTGCGCGTTGTTTTTACCAGGAACTAAATATTAGTTAGTGGCTTAgcgatttcattaattttacatCTGAACTGCTAGCGTCGTCAAGATGTTGGTCTTCCAAACGCTAATTGTTAATTTGCTTAATTTACAAAGAAGTGGCAGCAAAACTATTTACAAAAACTGTAAGTTGCTTATGCGTACCTAAGTTACTTTGAACGATAAAAATTATTTGCTGCGAAAGTTATTTATAGAACGTATGTTTCGTTGAAGAAACGTTGAATTGTCTTAATTgttcttatttttttgttcttatTTTCGGGATGATTTCTTGTGTTGCTCCAAACATTGTGGTTTAAATATATGTTATTTGTACTCGTGATGAATAAACTTCCAGACTACTTGACTAATGCCATAATCCTGATTTATGTTGATGATGTAAAAATTTTCCTGCCTATCAAAACAAGCAGTGACTGTCTTAAATTACAACTGGACATGCAAAGTTTCGGACAATTCTGCTCGGATAGTGGCCTAAATGTCAACGCGGACAAATGTTCAGTCATGACATTTTCTCGTAAAATATCTCCGCTCATGTTTAGGTACCATTTCAATGGAACTGAACTAACACGTAAAGAAACAGTTCGCGATCTAGGCGTTATATTTGACCGATCGCTTTCGTTTACTAACCATATTGAAAATGTAGTCACAGACAGCTTAAGATTATTTTCGCTCGTGAGACGGTACGGGCGTGATCTTAAAGACCCTCATTCCATATTAGCCATTTACAAATCGTTAGTGCGAAGCAAGCTGGACTTTGCGAGCGTCGTTTGGCGCCCCCAATATGTAACACATATACAGAGAATTGAAGGAATTCAAAAAGAGTTTATGCGTTTTGCCCTACGGAACCTCAGATGCAATGGAGATCAATTACCTCCCTATCAAGAATTGTGCGCATTAGTCAATATTGACACAGTACATTGCCGACAAAGGATTGCTGATATAGTGTTTTTCACCAATATATTAGCGGGACGGGCCGATAGTCGTAGTCTCTCAGCTCGAATACACCTGAATATCAGCCCAGTTACGCTAAGAAATCCAAGAGTGTTCAACCCTCCGCAACGAGCTCGGAATTATTCACAACACGAACCTACATGCAGTTTTATGAGATCTTTTAATGAATTACAGCACATTATTAATATTGACATGTCTCCAACAGTTTTAAAAAATAGATTAAGTTAATATTTAAGAGGACAACTTCGTGACTGTTAATTGTTtgtattgttgtttttgaatttattgtattttaatctTAAGTGTGGATAACGGGCTTATAGCCTATATTTTCCTGGACAATAAATAAATGTTCCGCTGACTTTAACAATAATTCACGTGTGATTTTTACCGTTTCAAAATAACCAACATTAATCTCCCCCCTCCTCTCCTCTCCGTCCGACGCATAATTAAATAGGTGTGTCCCGCGTTGGAGCTTCAACTATCTGGTCACTttagtcaaagataattatttgtcactctccgattttaacatggggcaaacacgggcaaacaacaaccatgatgtcaaataaatttgaccattatgtcagaaggtcaaatatttgaccatcagacaaagagtgtactacaggcttaagacttaagccccatgttaaaattggagagtgacaaataattatctttgaccaaactTTTATCTGtccaaaagtgacaaatatttgactctcggtcaaagagtgtactacaggctttagaaactaagggaattagcgtccgtgtggcggcaccttaactgtttattttttatgttacCAATTAATACTATGATACTGGAGGAAAAAATGCAGCGAATTTCAATTCTAAAATGTTGACACTTTACTCAGGCGCTCTCGAAACAACAAAAGTCGATTAATTTAAATTTACCATTCAACCAAGTTGTATTAGTTTAGTAGTGGTGGGTTAGAATTCTTGTGTGACTTTCAAGCTTCACGCTCGTCAGGAACTGGACTGAGATGTTGTGCGTTCAATTAAATTTTAGTTATCATAAACATCGATTCTTAATTCTTGTTCGTCTCGAAACTAAATATGTTTTAGTATGGCTTAACTTTTGTTACAAACATAAAATGTATCACAAGTCGCAACATCTTTCGACATATTCAATCATAAAATCTGCTTCTATTAGGAATCAACGTAAAACAACAATCACGTGTTAGCGGTTTCTTCTTCTTTCCCAAACATATACGACTGAGATACTCTAAAAGAATGAATAGCTAAAACTTAACACTTTGAAACTGCAATAAGCGTAaccgtttaattttttttcgattaatgCTCGGTTTTTCTTTTCGACCTGTCTAATATTTTTCCACCACTCGTGGTCAGAAGTCAGTCTTACTGGTTTTGTACTAAGGCTGCATGTTGCTACTGAACCTTCGTTTCGTCTGGGTCGGTTTTAGTAGTGGAGTTATCTAAGGTTTGAGCATCGCATTGAGCATTTACCACAACCACGGTTTCCGTAGCAGGAGGTTCATCTGGAACTTCAACGCTCCGATGTTCATTGCTACTTGTGGTGACGTTTTCCACCGGCTGGGTGCATCTGACTTCCAATGGAATCTCCTCGGAATCTTTTGGATTTACTACCGCAGGTGCTCCGGAGGAATCTGGAGTCGGCAGCGGAGCGGCAGATCTCTTGCCATTATCTTTGGTAATATTATCGCAGCAATGTCGTTCCAAACAACCGACTTGGCGACACTGCATCAGACACTTGGCCGTCGTGCCAGCGGAAGTTGGCGCATCAGCCGCGGCAGCCAACAGTGGAAGTTCCGGGAGTTTTGTCTTGAATTCGGGTTGAATGGTCACCTGATTGATGCCCTGATCATGGAAAAATGTTATAACCTGGTCGTTTATTGCGGCGTAGACCTACAAGAAAGGAGCAATTCAATAGTTTTGATTTGTGTGATTCATCATAAACATTTGATCAATGGTACGTACCTTGGTTGTGCCGAAGATGATGTGAGCCGTTGACACGTATTTGTTTGAACTAAGCTGCCAGATGTGGAGATCGTGTACGCTAACAATGTCCGGAAAGCTATCCATTAACGACTTTTCGAAGATGTCGATATCGATCGTGTCCGGTATGGTCTGCAATAGTATCATACCGGATTCTTTCACTGCAAAAGAAACACAGAAAAAATGTTAATATTCGATTttcttttcaagcaaaatgtgtgGAAATTTGGTCGAAGACATATGacaaattgtttttgttttcatacAAAAGTAGACCCGATATtaaccctagaaagatagtctgcgtcaatttgactcctcgcttttagtgacattgccctcttctttttaaaaTAGTTAGAATCCGGtttcgtttttcaaaaaactgaattctgttatttgttatgtatcgatgtgttaacaccgtaatgatcactcgttattaaattttaaacaaaaactcgCATTTCGAATGATTTGGAATTCATGTATCAATTTAATGCCAAAataagattatctttccagatataaataaaaaaacaacacaatcaaaatttttatcgtattatgcgatttttttatgcgattatttCGGTTTCGAATTTTTATGCTTCCCGTTTTGCAGATTTCAAATAACTGTAATATTGTTCAATGAATCACAACAAAGATCTCAGCTAAAAGATTTTTCAAGGAAATATTTTAAAGAATTAAAATAATATTACGTTACACCACAATATTTATTTCATACTGATGTCCTAAAGTTTTCCGCTCGTTTTCAAATTCTCTCATTCTGTTAGTTTCGCGATGTAATGTAATGACGTTCCATTCACTATATCAAAGAAGCGTAAAAATCAATCTTTCATTTCATTGTGGCGGTTGTTAAATGCACATGGTTCGGCCTTTCTCGTACGGAATCTACATCCTCAGCACCTTGGTGGCAGAAAAATCATCATTTCagatccccccccccccgtccCTCTTCATTGACAACCATGAACATTGACGAAACCTACTCCCTCTTTCCTGTTTTTCCACGTGGAtattttctcagaaaaaaaaacttaaaacgtTTAGTGCTGCGGCTTATTTAGTGAATAATCCtaaaaaatgtcagcaaaaaataacaataataaattcaTATTCAGTCCAAAACGAAAACCACCTTGATCAGAAAAGccatacatgaaaaaaaaaacatcccatCCAAATTCAGCCTAAAAGGGCTAAGAAACACACCAAAAGATTACCAAAGGGCAAAGCAGAAACTGATTCCAAATTTCGCTGTAATTGGTTCCGACGTTGGAAGAAacttaaacaaaaattattgcAAATGTTACAGGAACTTTTTGAATTGAGCGTTAGGAAAAGGTCGAAAGCTACTATCAAAAATGTATATCAAATTACCTTAAAATTTAGGTTTCTTAAAGGTAGAAAgaaagcatataaaagtttattctgaaaaaCATCACTAAAATCTAGAAGAATTCGAAAGGAAAATAATCTTGAATAACACTTTAGGTGACTAAAACACGTTGAGGGGAAAAACTAGAAATCTGAAAAaggaaatacaaaattttcTCGAAACTGTTCGAACCTATTCTAAATAAGAAGAAAGTTCtaattttactccaaaaattaCTTTTGAAAAACAGTTGAGACCAAAAACGACAATAATAAAAGAGCAATTAAATTTACACATCATTCACAAATGGAAGCCGACTGTTATTTCCAAACTTTTCATACATATTATCAAACGCATTTCAAAATTTGACTTCAGGGACTAGATTGACTCCGAATTCAGCTGAAACTAGCGTGAagcatttacgaaaaatataaatgCATGGTTTCaagttttgctgaaaataaccaaaagCGTTCAAAAGAgtagaacaattttaaattaaatgaaGCGCTCCTAGAAGCTAGAAAACCTAGGAGTAAAATAATCAAGAATGAACCCTGAAATAACTGGAAGCACTTTAAATGCTTACAAAAGCAggagaaaaaaaacagcaaataggCCACAACTGAAATTatttctaaaatgaaaaaaaaaaaaacattcgaagcAACAGAGAAACtcctaagcaaaaaaaaaaatcatttaaaaaattgatctcaaaataaatataaaaaaaatcttacgagAGGAAAAACCCATAAAGAAAATGATTCTTGTTCAGCCTGTAAGGACATagcaaaaatttattccaaattTAGCTGAAGGTGTTTCCATAGGGGCTGTTCCTaagccacgtggtcatattttgatcacttttcatACACCCCGTActccccgtggtctttcgtggtcttttggccaaccccccccccccttgcgattttaaccacgtggtcttttcatttgtcaagtgccagaAATTCGCttgaattttttacatttttattattaagctttcagtacattctatatttctaaaatgcaaaagcttcattcttgacttggtggccaCAATAAATGATAAGTCAGGGAAAAGACCATGTGGTCATTGCGTTAaccccccacccccgtgcgtggtctttcgtggtctatTGACAaaccccccgtccccctctttatgaccatgtggtttaggaacggccccataCATGACTGGaactgattccaaatttagTTCACAGCTGAGTTGAAAGGGCCTCAAAGAGTTACAATAATATGATTTTAAATTATCCTAAGATAGTGGGGGgatgtatccaagacacgaccgcatgcatcactgacgtagagctacgcaCACGatcaacaaatgcattgttgagaagggggctgtcattcgcacactcattgcgctcagtgtgttgattttacgtcaaggcacaacgagaacggtacctacacattttgacaacaa encodes:
- the LOC129724865 gene encoding putative protein tag-52; this encodes MESRNRNDYLSQKMLKPLMPENMRSELIAALKTQNIQHTRSKSVRNISKIAFPSPQPNSPGLGGTNEEDKRVQLRLQAIREIKTSELSYLRQLDLLINYFVTPLRTNGLMQEREHNQIFGQLETIYNLSQELLKKLDDDLDTVVKAFMNLGPFFKLYSVYAFDYRNSLCTLQTLMQKNPLMKKFIANTESRPEVQTKLISLLIIPIQRIPRYKLLLQQVQLYTSPSDSAHKQLQESIRLVEQSVTHINSVVEDFENTQRLITIQSALVNKSLKIVKPGRKILKEGILQKLKTDGSTSRKYCILMSDQFIYCRMLKDLDHLFTDNGLECCCIFPLKKCKVVEMFRGSFKISCSGDGTIFTAENPNESHSWFQAIQDAVELHVQCRKTLRKLSSNRKPMRKKHIQRLEPEDDYLWLLRRKTASPQKSPKSHSRWSFRGMDCLKSNRSFQEDPVVPVQESPADTFLNRRAIQSSNDENSAIVVTPMTGEPQQGISGVGSGRKHVHFQLPASYYKR